A portion of the Paenibacillus hamazuiensis genome contains these proteins:
- a CDS encoding VOC family protein has protein sequence MAGKKIEHVGIMVKDIEASIAFYRDIVGLELKYRMRHTNGVIELAFLGFANAEETELELVQGYNDKLPQEGKVHHIAFTVDDVEVEFVRIKTLPVQLIDQEITTLPNGSRYFFFYGPDGEWIEFFQTTR, from the coding sequence ATGGCTGGAAAGAAAATTGAACACGTCGGTATCATGGTTAAGGATATCGAAGCGTCTATCGCATTTTACCGCGATATTGTCGGTCTCGAGCTCAAATATCGGATGCGGCATACGAATGGGGTCATTGAGCTCGCTTTTCTCGGATTTGCCAATGCGGAGGAGACGGAACTGGAGCTGGTTCAGGGGTACAACGACAAGCTGCCGCAAGAGGGCAAGGTCCATCATATCGCTTTTACGGTAGATGATGTCGAAGTCGAGTTTGTCCGGATCAAGACGCTTCCGGTACAGCTCATCGACCAGGAAATTACGACGCTGCCGAACGGCTCCAGGTACTTTTTCTTTTACGGACCGGACGGCGAGTGGATCGAATTTTTTCAAACGACCAGGTAG
- a CDS encoding mechanosensitive ion channel protein MscL, translated as MLVFDIVVNGEVKETVKPMSQRMKDIYLLTQGKLKEVKAKYGSNVQVRKRILTV; from the coding sequence GTGTTAGTTTTCGATATTGTCGTCAACGGAGAAGTGAAGGAAACGGTCAAGCCGATGAGTCAGCGGATGAAAGATATTTACTTGCTGACGCAGGGAAAACTGAAGGAAGTTAAAGCGAAATACGGCAGCAACGTGCAGGTGCGCAAGCGCATTTTAACCGTATAA